A DNA window from Desulfuromonas sp. contains the following coding sequences:
- a CDS encoding PilZ domain-containing protein translates to MQEKRKFHRVPFQCQTQVKCGNRTYSGELLDISMKGALLLVRD, encoded by the coding sequence ATGCAAGAGAAACGAAAATTTCACCGCGTTCCCTTCCAGTGCCAAACCCAGGTCAAATGCGGCAATAGAACATACAGCGGGGAGCTTCTCGATATTTCAATGAAGGGAGCCCTGCTTCTGGTCCGCGATC